One stretch of Microbacterium terrae DNA includes these proteins:
- a CDS encoding ABC transporter permease — translation MTETLTETLLRQDEAPASRAPKNLRRAKRPWSDVAFGVWGVLVMLFLFAPIIVIIIYSFNTGRLLVSWDGFGFDAFATILDKPAIQSAVRVSLITALIAAVIATVLGTLAGIAMARHPGKWVWWFLGLLLLVSVTPEIVDAVALLPFMVFLGQDLGIGIFNDGIVRLSVGSSLFATAVVSYIVRARLVGMDANLEEASGDLYAKPVTTFRRVTLALAMPAVLAGFLLAFTLSLDNTIIAAFVQVSGTTPWPVYVLSAVRSGLRPEIAAVSTVMLLLTLVALALVALVLKRAGDSATQIARTMTGG, via the coding sequence GTGACCGAGACGCTGACCGAGACCCTGCTGCGTCAGGACGAGGCGCCCGCTTCGCGCGCCCCGAAGAACCTGCGCCGCGCGAAGCGACCGTGGTCGGACGTGGCGTTCGGCGTGTGGGGCGTGCTCGTCATGCTCTTCCTCTTCGCGCCGATCATCGTGATCATCATCTACTCGTTCAACACCGGGCGCCTGCTGGTGTCGTGGGACGGGTTCGGGTTCGACGCCTTCGCCACGATCCTCGACAAGCCCGCCATCCAGAGCGCCGTGCGGGTGTCGCTCATCACGGCGCTCATCGCCGCGGTGATCGCCACGGTGCTCGGCACCCTCGCGGGCATCGCGATGGCGCGGCATCCGGGCAAGTGGGTGTGGTGGTTCCTGGGCCTGCTGCTGCTGGTCTCGGTGACGCCCGAGATCGTCGACGCGGTCGCCCTGCTGCCGTTCATGGTGTTCCTCGGCCAGGATCTCGGCATCGGCATCTTCAACGACGGCATCGTGCGCCTGTCGGTGGGCTCGTCGCTGTTCGCGACGGCTGTCGTGTCGTACATCGTGCGGGCGCGCCTGGTCGGCATGGACGCGAACCTCGAAGAGGCGTCGGGCGACCTGTACGCGAAGCCGGTCACGACGTTCCGTCGGGTGACGCTGGCCCTCGCGATGCCCGCCGTGCTCGCCGGATTCCTGCTCGCGTTCACACTCAGCCTCGACAACACGATCATCGCCGCCTTCGTGCAGGTCTCGGGCACCACCCCGTGGCCGGTGTACGTGCTGAGCGCGGTGCGTTCGGGGCTGAGGCCCGAGATCGCTGCCGTGTCGACCGTGATGCTTCTGCTCACGCTCGTGGCCCTGGCCCTCGTCGCGCTCGTGCTCAAGCGTGCGGGCGACTCCGCCACGCAGATCGCCCGCACGATGACCGGCGGCTGA
- a CDS encoding amidohydrolase: MTHADLVFTGGPVFTADTVRSRARAVAVAGGRIVAVSPGDLDDLIGPSTEVVDLRGRMLVPGFQDAHVHPVWGGLDMLRCDLSEQATAAQYLDTIGAFAAAHPDDAWVLGGGWQMSAFPGGTPTAAALDTVVPDRPAFFPNRDGHGAWVNSAALRLAGIDRDTPDPADGRIERGPDGTPSGTLHEGAMSLVNRHLPEEPLSRLTEALLVGQRYLHSFGITAWQDAIVGPYGDAGDPGPAYLAAAEAGTLTARVVGAIWWDRTKGLEQIPSLIERRARYRGGRFAATSIKIMQDGVAENFTAAMLEPYGDGHGHPTDNSGISFVAPDVLNEAVPLLDAAGFQVHFHAIGDRAVRECLDAVENAIARNGRSDNRHHIAHIQVVHPEDIPRFRDLGVAANMQSYWATLEPQMVDLTLPFLGDPRSAWQYPFGDLLRSGAVLAAGSDWSVSTPDPLAAIHTAVNRTAAPGHEEGDYDPFLPEQAIDLATSLTAYTAGSAWVNHLDHVTGTIEAGKFADLAVLDRDPFAGPADRIGATRVLQTFVEGERVFAAGDA, translated from the coding sequence ATGACCCACGCCGACCTCGTCTTCACGGGCGGGCCCGTCTTCACCGCCGACACGGTGCGGTCACGCGCCCGGGCGGTCGCCGTCGCGGGCGGCCGCATCGTCGCCGTGAGCCCGGGCGACCTCGACGATCTGATCGGGCCGTCGACCGAGGTGGTCGACCTTCGGGGACGGATGCTCGTCCCGGGGTTCCAGGACGCGCACGTTCATCCGGTCTGGGGCGGACTCGACATGCTGCGCTGCGATCTGTCGGAGCAGGCGACCGCTGCCCAGTACCTCGACACCATCGGCGCCTTCGCCGCCGCGCATCCCGATGACGCATGGGTGCTCGGCGGCGGGTGGCAGATGTCGGCGTTCCCGGGCGGCACGCCGACCGCGGCAGCACTCGACACCGTCGTGCCGGATCGCCCCGCCTTCTTCCCCAATCGCGACGGCCACGGCGCGTGGGTGAACTCCGCCGCCCTCCGCCTCGCGGGCATCGACCGCGACACCCCCGACCCCGCCGACGGCCGCATCGAACGCGGCCCTGACGGCACCCCGTCGGGCACCCTCCACGAGGGCGCGATGTCGCTCGTCAACCGGCACCTCCCCGAGGAGCCGCTGAGCCGCCTCACCGAGGCACTGCTCGTCGGCCAGCGCTACCTGCACTCCTTCGGGATCACTGCGTGGCAGGACGCGATCGTCGGCCCGTACGGCGATGCGGGCGACCCGGGTCCTGCCTATCTCGCCGCAGCCGAAGCCGGAACGCTGACGGCGCGCGTGGTCGGCGCGATCTGGTGGGACCGCACGAAGGGCCTGGAGCAGATCCCGTCGCTCATCGAGCGGCGCGCCCGCTACCGCGGCGGCCGCTTCGCGGCCACGAGCATCAAGATCATGCAGGACGGCGTCGCCGAGAACTTCACCGCGGCGATGCTCGAGCCGTACGGCGACGGGCACGGGCACCCGACCGACAACTCGGGCATCTCGTTCGTCGCTCCCGACGTGCTCAACGAAGCGGTGCCGCTGCTGGATGCCGCGGGGTTCCAGGTGCACTTCCACGCGATCGGCGACCGGGCCGTGCGCGAATGCCTCGATGCGGTGGAGAACGCGATCGCGCGCAACGGCCGCAGCGACAACCGGCACCACATCGCCCACATCCAGGTGGTGCACCCCGAAGACATCCCGCGTTTCCGCGATCTCGGTGTCGCCGCGAACATGCAGTCGTACTGGGCTACGCTCGAGCCGCAGATGGTCGACCTCACCCTGCCCTTCCTCGGCGATCCGCGCAGCGCCTGGCAGTATCCGTTCGGCGACCTGCTGCGCTCGGGCGCGGTGCTCGCCGCCGGCAGCGACTGGTCGGTGTCGACCCCCGACCCGCTCGCCGCGATCCACACGGCGGTCAACCGCACCGCGGCGCCCGGCCACGAGGAGGGCGACTACGACCCGTTCCTCCCCGAGCAGGCGATCGACCTCGCCACGTCGCTCACCGCGTACACCGCCGGATCGGCGTGGGTGAACCACCTCGACCACGTCACCGGCACGATCGAGGCCGGCAAGTTCGCCGACCTCGCGGTGCTCGACCGCGATCCGTTCGCCGGGCCCGCCGATCGGATCGGCGCCACGCGCGTGCTGCAGACGTTCGTCGAAGGCGAGCGCGTGTTCGCCGCCGGCGATGCCTGA
- a CDS encoding NAD(P)/FAD-dependent oxidoreductase — MGTTVYERQRPAASVIDQSLSGTRQSVFWLDDLPGVEPRPPYAGESTADLVIVGGGYTGLWTALLAKRRDPDARVVVLEAKRVGWAASGRNGGFCEASLTHGRDNGVNRWPDEIDRLDRLGLANLDGMGEDIAAHGIDADWERVGALSVATEPHQLAWLDEWVDEATSRGDRSLVRLDEAATRATVASPAYLGAVWETETNALVHPGKLVSGLATAAEEAGVVIHEASPVHALDDVAGAVKVVTLRGRITAKRVALATNVFPSLLKRNRLMTVPVYDYALMTEPLTDEQLAAVGWNDRQGISDLANQFHYYRLSADNRILYGGYDAVYHYGRRIREDYENRPESFRTLASHFFTTFPQLEGLRFTHRWAGAIDTSTQFCAFFGTARAGRVAYAAGFTGLGVAATRFAGDVMLDLLAGEKTERTELEMVRKRPLPFPPEPAAAIGINATRWSLDRADHSEGRRNLLLRTLDALGLGFDS; from the coding sequence GTGGGCACCACCGTCTACGAACGACAGCGGCCGGCAGCATCCGTCATCGACCAGAGCCTCTCGGGCACGCGGCAGAGCGTGTTCTGGCTCGACGACCTCCCCGGGGTCGAGCCGCGCCCGCCCTACGCCGGAGAGTCGACGGCAGACCTCGTGATCGTGGGCGGCGGCTACACCGGCCTGTGGACGGCGCTGCTCGCGAAGCGCCGGGATCCGGATGCGCGCGTGGTCGTGCTCGAGGCCAAGCGTGTGGGCTGGGCCGCGTCGGGGCGCAACGGCGGCTTCTGCGAGGCGAGCCTGACGCATGGGCGCGACAACGGAGTCAACCGCTGGCCCGACGAGATCGACCGCCTCGACCGGCTGGGCCTGGCCAACCTCGACGGCATGGGCGAAGACATCGCCGCCCACGGCATCGACGCCGATTGGGAGCGCGTCGGAGCCCTCTCGGTCGCCACCGAGCCGCACCAGCTCGCCTGGCTCGACGAGTGGGTCGACGAGGCGACCTCGCGCGGCGACCGCTCGCTGGTGAGGCTCGACGAAGCCGCGACCCGCGCGACGGTCGCGTCGCCGGCATACCTCGGCGCCGTGTGGGAGACGGAGACGAACGCGCTGGTCCACCCCGGAAAGCTCGTCTCGGGACTCGCGACTGCCGCCGAGGAGGCGGGGGTCGTGATCCACGAGGCGTCGCCCGTGCACGCCCTCGACGACGTGGCGGGCGCCGTGAAGGTCGTCACCCTGCGCGGTCGCATCACCGCGAAGCGCGTCGCCCTCGCCACCAACGTCTTCCCGTCGCTGCTCAAGCGCAACCGACTCATGACCGTGCCGGTCTACGACTACGCGCTCATGACCGAGCCGCTGACCGACGAGCAGCTCGCAGCTGTCGGGTGGAACGACAGGCAGGGCATCAGCGACCTCGCCAACCAGTTCCACTACTACCGGCTGAGCGCCGACAACCGCATCCTCTACGGCGGCTACGACGCCGTCTATCACTACGGGCGCCGCATCCGCGAAGACTACGAGAACCGCCCGGAGTCGTTCCGCACGCTCGCGAGCCACTTCTTCACGACGTTCCCGCAGCTCGAGGGCCTGCGCTTCACGCACCGGTGGGCCGGCGCGATCGACACCTCGACCCAGTTCTGCGCCTTCTTCGGCACCGCGCGCGCGGGGCGTGTGGCGTACGCCGCCGGCTTCACCGGACTCGGCGTCGCCGCGACCCGGTTCGCGGGCGACGTGATGCTCGACCTGCTCGCGGGCGAGAAGACCGAGCGCACCGAGCTCGAGATGGTGCGCAAGCGCCCGCTGCCGTTCCCGCCCGAGCCCGCCGCGGCGATCGGCATCAACGCGACGCGCTGGTCGCTCGACCGTGCCGACCACAGCGAGGGGCGTCGCAACCTGCTGCTGCGCACCCTCGACGCCCTCGGCCTCGGATTCGACTCGTGA
- a CDS encoding cupin domain-containing protein, whose translation MSTLEPGEVTDAAALGLAHEPVAADAATSGAPTTGVVELGAFAGAEVGVWEMSAGGMRDVEADELFVVLAGSATVEFDEPALPAIELGPGSVVRLAAGMSTRWTVRDTLRKVYLAL comes from the coding sequence GTGAGCACGCTCGAGCCCGGTGAGGTGACGGATGCCGCGGCCCTCGGCCTCGCGCATGAGCCGGTCGCCGCCGACGCGGCCACCTCGGGCGCGCCGACCACCGGCGTGGTCGAGCTCGGCGCGTTCGCCGGAGCCGAGGTGGGCGTCTGGGAGATGTCGGCCGGCGGCATGCGCGACGTCGAGGCCGATGAGCTGTTCGTCGTGCTCGCGGGTTCGGCCACTGTCGAGTTCGACGAGCCCGCCCTGCCGGCGATCGAGCTCGGCCCCGGATCGGTCGTGCGGCTGGCCGCGGGGATGAGCACGCGGTGGACGGTGCGCGACACGCTGCGGAAGGTCTACCTGGCGCTCTGA
- a CDS encoding PucR family transcriptional regulator produces MTHETLPTVREVIALEAVADGVPEVLVGDDALDERVRWLHVSDSAGVARLLDGGELLLSTGSAWPEDPADLRRFIGELSDAGLSALVLELGTHYRYVPAVVQQAAAERGLALVVLHREVKFVALTEAVHSRIIAGQTDALRARDEVRERFTALALRGAPADFIVHQLAQTLSAPVVLENLAHEVVAAEVPLAGEEELFHEWELRSRSAHRRDEQRRSRGIAPGPDDWRIVPVEARGIRWGNLIALPGPPHAAGRTAVLEQGAIALAVGRLADGDVDEWGRIGRRRLVDGLLAGRFAGTGGAAARLEAAGLPLRSARLYGMVISGAAVAVTAADAAVRSMRGRALVGSAPDGVVAPAAAVLLSLPADADFSDAVALDFTRALLDPAADADRVTVSVGRAANDLDSALLSLHEAVDLARGRRRRAVRGPHLRRAENRPLVQLVTALRDDHRVLEHGERMLAPLIVHDLQRSGDLLDVLEAMLAHPGNRTAAASASHLSRSVFYQRIALIEELLGVDLDDGETQTALHLALLVRRSAGR; encoded by the coding sequence GTGACCCATGAGACGCTGCCGACGGTGCGCGAGGTGATCGCCCTCGAGGCCGTCGCCGACGGCGTTCCCGAAGTGCTGGTCGGCGACGACGCGCTCGACGAACGCGTGCGCTGGCTGCACGTCTCCGACAGCGCGGGCGTCGCCCGGCTCCTCGACGGCGGCGAGCTGCTGCTGTCGACCGGCTCGGCCTGGCCGGAGGATCCCGCCGACCTGCGCCGCTTCATCGGAGAGCTGTCGGATGCCGGCCTCTCGGCGCTCGTGCTCGAGCTCGGCACCCACTACCGGTACGTTCCCGCAGTCGTGCAGCAGGCGGCCGCCGAGCGCGGGCTCGCACTCGTGGTGCTCCACCGCGAGGTGAAGTTCGTCGCGCTGACGGAGGCGGTGCACAGCCGCATCATCGCGGGGCAGACCGATGCGCTCCGCGCCCGCGACGAGGTGCGTGAACGGTTCACCGCGCTCGCGCTGCGCGGAGCGCCGGCGGACTTCATCGTGCACCAGCTCGCCCAGACGCTCTCGGCCCCCGTCGTGCTCGAGAACCTCGCGCACGAGGTCGTGGCGGCCGAGGTGCCGCTCGCCGGCGAGGAGGAGCTCTTCCACGAGTGGGAGCTGCGGTCGCGGTCTGCGCACCGCCGCGATGAGCAGCGCCGGTCGCGCGGGATCGCGCCCGGGCCCGACGACTGGCGCATCGTTCCGGTCGAGGCGCGCGGCATCCGCTGGGGGAACCTCATCGCCCTCCCCGGCCCTCCGCACGCCGCCGGACGCACCGCCGTGCTCGAGCAGGGGGCGATCGCCCTCGCCGTCGGCCGCCTCGCCGACGGCGATGTCGACGAATGGGGTCGGATCGGGCGTCGCCGTCTCGTCGACGGACTGCTCGCCGGCCGGTTCGCCGGCACCGGCGGAGCGGCTGCGCGACTCGAGGCCGCAGGACTGCCGCTGAGATCGGCTCGGCTGTACGGCATGGTGATCTCGGGCGCCGCAGTGGCGGTCACAGCCGCAGACGCCGCGGTGCGTTCGATGCGCGGGCGGGCGCTGGTCGGCTCGGCGCCCGACGGTGTCGTGGCGCCGGCCGCCGCGGTGCTGCTGTCGCTGCCGGCCGACGCGGACTTCTCCGACGCGGTCGCCCTCGACTTCACCCGCGCGCTGCTCGACCCGGCCGCCGACGCCGACCGGGTGACGGTCTCGGTCGGCCGCGCTGCGAACGACCTCGACTCCGCGCTGCTGTCGCTCCACGAGGCTGTCGACCTCGCGCGCGGCAGACGCCGACGCGCCGTCCGCGGGCCGCACCTGCGGCGGGCCGAGAACCGGCCGCTCGTGCAGCTGGTCACCGCGCTGCGCGACGACCACCGCGTACTCGAGCACGGGGAGCGGATGCTCGCACCCCTGATCGTGCACGACCTGCAGCGCTCTGGCGACCTCCTGGATGTGCTCGAGGCCATGCTCGCCCACCCCGGCAACCGCACGGCCGCGGCATCCGCGTCGCACCTCTCTCGTTCGGTGTTCTACCAGCGCATCGCCCTCATCGAGGAACTGCTCGGCGTAGACCTCGACGACGGCGAGACGCAGACGGCGCTGCACCTCGCGCTGCTCGTTCGGCGGTCCGCCGGGCGCTGA
- a CDS encoding CoA-acylating methylmalonate-semialdehyde dehydrogenase — protein MTTAETAVAPETVAEVRVIPHWIDGDERASQSGRTAPVFDPATGAVQARVALADEAEIAAAIASAKAGFEVWKDYSIAKRQTVLFAFRELLNSRKGELAAILTSEHGKVLSDAMGEILRGQEVVELATGFPHLIKGAYSENASSGIDVYSTKQPLGVVGVISPFNFPAMVPMWFFPIAIAAGNAVVLKPSEKDPSAALWLARLWAEAGLPAGVFTVLQGDKLAVDGLLTSPDVQSISFVGSTPIAQYIYETASRHGKRVQALGGAKNHMLVLPDADLDLVADQAVNAGYGAAGERCMAISVVLAVEPVADDLIAKITDRIGRLRIGNGAGVDGVEPDMGPLITDVHRDKVSSYVDIAEADGAKIVVDGRGFQVDGHEDGFFFGPTLIDDIPTTSRAYQEEIFGPVLSVVRVQSYEEGLDLINSGQFGNGTAIFTNDGGAARRFQNEVQVGMIGINVPIPVPVAYHSFGGWKQSLFGDAKAYGVHGFDFFTREKAITARWLDPATRHHSENTGINLGFPQNH, from the coding sequence ATGACGACCGCCGAAACCGCCGTTGCCCCCGAGACCGTCGCAGAGGTGCGCGTGATCCCCCATTGGATCGATGGCGATGAGCGTGCGTCGCAGTCGGGGCGGACGGCTCCTGTGTTCGACCCGGCGACGGGTGCGGTGCAGGCGCGGGTCGCGTTGGCGGACGAGGCGGAGATCGCTGCGGCGATCGCGTCGGCGAAGGCCGGGTTCGAGGTGTGGAAGGACTACTCGATCGCGAAGCGGCAGACGGTGCTGTTCGCGTTCCGGGAGCTGCTGAACTCCCGCAAGGGCGAGCTCGCCGCGATCCTGACCTCGGAGCACGGCAAGGTGCTCTCCGACGCGATGGGTGAGATCCTGCGCGGTCAGGAGGTCGTCGAACTCGCGACCGGGTTCCCGCACCTGATCAAGGGCGCCTACTCGGAGAACGCGTCCAGCGGCATCGACGTGTACTCCACCAAGCAGCCGCTCGGGGTGGTCGGGGTCATCTCCCCGTTCAACTTCCCCGCGATGGTGCCGATGTGGTTCTTCCCGATCGCGATCGCCGCGGGCAACGCGGTCGTCCTCAAGCCGAGCGAGAAGGACCCGTCGGCCGCGCTGTGGCTCGCACGGCTGTGGGCCGAGGCCGGTCTGCCGGCCGGGGTGTTCACGGTGCTGCAGGGCGACAAGCTCGCCGTCGATGGACTGCTCACGAGCCCCGACGTGCAGTCGATCTCGTTCGTCGGGTCGACGCCGATCGCGCAGTACATCTACGAGACCGCGTCCCGTCACGGCAAGCGGGTGCAGGCGCTCGGCGGTGCGAAGAACCACATGCTCGTCCTCCCCGACGCCGACCTCGACCTCGTCGCCGACCAGGCCGTGAACGCCGGGTACGGTGCCGCCGGGGAACGGTGCATGGCCATCAGCGTGGTGCTCGCCGTGGAACCGGTCGCCGACGACCTGATCGCCAAGATCACCGACCGCATCGGCCGACTCCGGATCGGCAACGGCGCCGGGGTCGACGGTGTGGAGCCCGACATGGGGCCGCTGATCACCGACGTGCACCGCGACAAGGTCTCCTCGTACGTCGACATCGCCGAGGCGGACGGCGCGAAGATCGTCGTCGACGGCCGGGGCTTCCAGGTCGACGGGCACGAGGACGGATTCTTCTTCGGCCCCACCCTGATCGACGACATCCCCACCACGTCGCGTGCGTACCAGGAGGAGATCTTCGGGCCCGTCCTCTCGGTGGTCCGCGTGCAGTCGTACGAGGAGGGACTCGACCTGATCAACTCCGGTCAGTTCGGCAACGGCACCGCGATCTTCACCAACGACGGCGGCGCGGCCCGCCGGTTCCAGAACGAGGTGCAGGTCGGCATGATCGGCATCAACGTTCCGATCCCCGTCCCGGTCGCCTACCACTCGTTCGGCGGCTGGAAGCAGTCGCTGTTCGGCGACGCGAAGGCCTACGGCGTGCACGGCTTCGACTTCTTCACCCGCGAGAAGGCCATCACCGCCCGCTGGCTCGACCCCGCCACCCGCCACCACTCCGAGAACACCGGCATCAACCTCGGCTTCCCCCAGAACCACTGA
- a CDS encoding aspartate aminotransferase family protein: MTDTLSSDAVYTDPAGTIRALPDLEADARVRADDRSHVFHSWSAQAVIDPLPIATGEGATFWDYAGNAYLDFSSQLVNLNLGHQHPDLVAAIQRQAGRLSTVQPAMANDVRGELARRIAEVAGDGFEKVFFTNGGADANENAVRMARLVTGRRKVLSMYRSYHGNTTTAISLTGDPRRWPNEPADGSVAKFFGPYPYRSAFHSANAEEETQRALEHLEQTIVLEGASTIAAIIIETIVGTNGVLVPPPGYLVGVRELCDRYGIVYIADEVMVGFGRVGEWFAFQAFDVQPDLITFAKGVNSGYVPLGGVVISQRIASHFDTVAFPGGLTYSGHPLACAAGVATFEVFERDGILERVRDLGSRVVEPRLREMATRHPSIGDVRGLGLFWAIELVKDRDTREQLVPFNAAGADAAPMAAIAAACKRDGVWPFTHFNRVHVAPPLVISEAELTRGLDVIDRALSHADELVR, translated from the coding sequence ATGACCGACACGCTCTCGAGCGACGCCGTCTACACCGACCCGGCCGGGACCATCCGCGCGCTTCCCGACCTCGAGGCCGACGCGCGTGTGCGCGCCGACGACCGCAGCCACGTGTTCCACTCGTGGAGCGCGCAGGCCGTGATCGACCCGCTGCCCATCGCCACCGGCGAAGGCGCGACGTTCTGGGACTACGCCGGCAACGCGTACCTCGACTTCAGCTCGCAGCTGGTGAACCTGAACCTCGGGCACCAGCATCCCGATCTCGTCGCCGCCATCCAGCGGCAGGCGGGGCGCCTGTCGACCGTGCAGCCCGCGATGGCGAACGACGTGCGCGGCGAGCTCGCCCGGCGCATCGCCGAGGTGGCCGGCGACGGGTTCGAGAAGGTGTTCTTCACGAACGGCGGTGCCGACGCGAATGAGAACGCGGTGCGCATGGCGCGCCTGGTCACCGGCCGGCGCAAGGTGCTGTCGATGTACCGCAGCTATCACGGCAACACCACGACGGCGATCTCGCTCACCGGCGACCCGCGCCGCTGGCCGAACGAGCCGGCCGACGGCTCGGTGGCGAAGTTCTTCGGACCGTACCCGTACCGCTCGGCGTTCCACTCCGCGAACGCCGAGGAGGAGACCCAGCGCGCCCTGGAGCACCTCGAGCAGACGATCGTGCTCGAGGGTGCGTCGACGATCGCCGCGATCATCATCGAGACGATCGTCGGCACCAACGGCGTGCTCGTGCCGCCCCCGGGCTACCTCGTGGGCGTCCGTGAGCTGTGCGACAGGTACGGCATCGTCTACATCGCCGACGAGGTCATGGTGGGCTTCGGCCGGGTGGGCGAGTGGTTCGCATTCCAGGCGTTCGACGTGCAGCCCGACCTCATCACCTTCGCCAAGGGCGTGAACTCCGGCTACGTTCCGCTCGGCGGTGTGGTGATCTCGCAGCGGATCGCCTCCCACTTCGACACGGTCGCGTTCCCCGGCGGGCTCACGTACTCGGGGCATCCGCTCGCGTGCGCGGCCGGCGTCGCCACGTTCGAGGTGTTCGAGCGCGACGGCATCCTCGAGCGGGTGCGCGACCTCGGATCGCGCGTGGTCGAGCCGCGCCTGCGCGAGATGGCCACGCGGCATCCGTCGATCGGCGATGTGCGCGGCCTCGGCCTGTTCTGGGCGATCGAGCTCGTGAAGGACCGCGACACCCGCGAGCAGCTCGTGCCGTTCAACGCGGCAGGGGCGGATGCCGCGCCGATGGCCGCGATCGCCGCAGCGTGCAAGCGCGACGGCGTCTGGCCGTTCACGCACTTCAACCGCGTGCACGTCGCCCCGCCGCTGGTCATCTCCGAAGCCGAACTGACGCGCGGTCTCGACGTGATCGACCGCGCCCTCTCGCACGCCGACGAACTGGTGCGCTGA
- a CDS encoding LbetaH domain-containing protein: MGKNYIDIENDHGETLRYRKHVNGRGLIAHGAKVHPTAVIEAGAYVEPGVQIAAGAHVGRGVWVETDAVIGPDAEIAPHAHIGPRAAIGARAKIGVRTQVGTDARVAGGSLIGDDQTIGDGEKVATDKRGLRLAA, from the coding sequence GTGGGTAAGAACTACATCGACATCGAGAACGACCACGGCGAGACGCTGCGTTACCGCAAGCACGTCAACGGTCGAGGCCTGATCGCGCACGGCGCGAAGGTGCACCCGACCGCCGTCATCGAGGCGGGTGCGTATGTCGAACCGGGGGTTCAGATCGCCGCCGGCGCGCACGTCGGTCGCGGCGTGTGGGTCGAGACGGATGCCGTCATCGGCCCCGACGCGGAGATCGCACCGCACGCGCACATCGGTCCGCGTGCCGCCATCGGCGCGCGCGCGAAGATCGGCGTCCGCACCCAGGTCGGCACCGACGCCCGCGTGGCCGGAGGCTCGCTCATCGGCGATGACCAGACGATCGGCGACGGCGAGAAGGTCGCCACCGACAAGCGCGGACTGCGACTGGCGGCCTGA
- a CDS encoding thermonuclease family protein has translation MKRALTTVAIVGVAAVLIGVAIWLFTATATVGDTADSPPGARPAAATSTVPDDAFAMTVESVHDGDTLRAHVDTPNDVVNDTSSTRVRLLGVDTPEISPTVECWGDEATAQLSDLAPAGSTIWAAADVDPLDRYGRHLLYLWTAEGEFINAALIEGGSARVEVYSPNTEHEALLRSLEAEAVDAGVGRWGACG, from the coding sequence ATGAAGCGCGCCCTCACGACCGTGGCGATCGTGGGGGTCGCCGCGGTGCTGATCGGGGTCGCCATCTGGCTGTTCACCGCCACGGCGACCGTCGGAGACACGGCGGACAGCCCGCCGGGTGCACGGCCGGCGGCGGCGACCTCGACGGTGCCCGACGACGCGTTCGCGATGACAGTCGAGAGCGTGCACGACGGCGACACGCTCCGGGCCCACGTCGACACGCCCAACGACGTGGTGAACGACACCTCCTCCACGCGCGTTCGCCTGCTCGGCGTCGACACCCCCGAGATCTCTCCGACGGTGGAATGCTGGGGCGACGAGGCGACCGCACAGCTGTCGGACCTCGCGCCCGCCGGGTCGACGATCTGGGCAGCCGCCGACGTCGACCCGCTCGACCGGTACGGCCGGCACCTGCTCTACCTCTGGACGGCCGAAGGCGAGTTCATCAACGCGGCCCTCATCGAGGGCGGCAGTGCGCGCGTCGAGGTGTACTCGCCGAACACCGAGCACGAAGCCCTGCTGCGGTCGCTCGAAGCCGAGGCGGTCGATGCGGGCGTCGGCCGGTGGGGCGCCTGCGGCTGA
- a CDS encoding DUF1304 domain-containing protein: MGILATVFAALAALLHVYIFVMESVQWSQPKVWKRFGVADQQTADATKPMAYNQGFYNLFLAVGTAIGLALYWAGDDGSTAQVAGFTLTLFALGSMVAASLVLLTSGAKYLRPALIQGTLPLLGFVLLIFA; the protein is encoded by the coding sequence ATGGGGATCCTGGCGACCGTATTCGCGGCTCTGGCTGCGCTCCTGCACGTCTACATCTTCGTGATGGAGAGTGTGCAGTGGTCGCAGCCGAAAGTCTGGAAGCGCTTCGGCGTCGCCGACCAGCAGACCGCGGATGCGACGAAGCCGATGGCCTACAACCAGGGCTTCTACAACCTGTTCCTCGCCGTCGGCACCGCGATCGGCCTCGCACTGTACTGGGCCGGCGACGACGGGAGCACCGCGCAGGTCGCCGGCTTCACCCTCACCCTGTTCGCACTGGGGTCGATGGTCGCGGCGTCGCTCGTGCTGCTCACCTCGGGTGCGAAGTACCTGCGTCCTGCGCTCATCCAGGGCACGTTGCCGCTGCTCGGCTTCGTGCTGCTGATCTTCGCGTGA